The following proteins are co-located in the Halarcobacter sp. genome:
- a CDS encoding energy transducer TonB: MKNKKDFIIILIIGFIFTACSNKHYYYYEKSYSIKGLRDSGKVISNGKDFTEFIDQLYKTLEYPKNLQKLKMEGTTKILLIINKNGELIEIKIYKSSGKKEFDNEALRAVEIASKKLPIFKKEVKLIFDVNFRTRLDALSFFR; encoded by the coding sequence ATGAAGAATAAAAAGGATTTTATAATTATACTTATTATAGGTTTTATATTTACTGCTTGTTCAAATAAACATTATTATTACTATGAAAAGTCTTATAGTATTAAAGGTTTAAGAGATTCAGGAAAAGTTATCTCAAATGGAAAAGATTTTACAGAATTTATAGATCAATTATATAAAACTTTAGAGTATCCTAAAAATTTACAGAAATTAAAAATGGAGGGAACAACAAAAATTTTGTTAATTATTAACAAAAATGGTGAATTAATTGAAATAAAAATATATAAATCATCAGGTAAAAAAGAATTTGATAATGAAGCCTTGCGAGCAGTCGAAATAGCATCAAAAAAACTTCCTATTTTTAAAAAAGAAGTAAAACTTATTTTTGATGTAAATTTTAGAACAAGACTAGATGCATTAAGTTTTTTTAGATGA
- the guaB gene encoding IMP dehydrogenase: protein MRIRKRALTFEDVLLVPAKSEVLPKEVCLETKLTKNITLNVPFVSAAMDTVTEYRAAIAMARLGGIGIIHKNMDIESQALQCKKVKKSESGMIIDPVTIKKTQTLQDAEDIMASYKISGVPVVDDNNILLGILTNRDMRFTKDYSQLVQDKMTVMPLVTGKEGTTLDEAADIMHQNKFEKLPIVDKKNKLIGLITIKDINKKREYPNANKDEFGRLRVGAAIGVGQLDRAKALVDVGVDVLVLDSAHGHSKGILDTVKLIKAELDVDVIAGNVATAEATADLIAAGADAVKVGIGPGSICTTRIVAGVGVPQISAIDECAAEGAKHGVPVIADGGIKFSGDVAKALAVGASAVMMGSALAGTEESPGEVILSHGRKFKTYRGMGSIGAMTKGSTDRYFQEGTAADKLVPEGIEGMVPYRGAIGDIIHQFIGGLRSSMGYVGSESIPVFQQRAEFVEITSAGLKESHVHDVTITNEAPNYHI, encoded by the coding sequence ATGAGAATTAGAAAAAGAGCTTTAACATTTGAGGATGTTTTATTAGTTCCTGCAAAATCAGAAGTTTTACCAAAAGAGGTATGTTTAGAAACAAAATTAACAAAAAATATTACACTTAATGTTCCATTTGTATCTGCTGCTATGGATACTGTTACAGAATACAGAGCTGCAATTGCAATGGCAAGACTTGGTGGTATTGGTATTATACATAAAAATATGGATATCGAGTCACAAGCACTTCAATGTAAAAAAGTTAAAAAAAGTGAATCTGGGATGATTATTGATCCCGTTACAATTAAAAAAACACAAACACTACAAGATGCTGAGGATATTATGGCATCATATAAAATCTCAGGAGTTCCAGTTGTAGATGATAATAATATTTTATTAGGAATTCTTACAAATAGAGATATGAGATTTACAAAAGATTATTCTCAATTAGTTCAAGACAAAATGACTGTTATGCCTCTTGTAACTGGTAAAGAGGGTACAACTTTAGATGAAGCTGCTGATATTATGCACCAAAATAAATTTGAGAAACTACCAATTGTTGATAAAAAAAATAAACTAATTGGTCTTATAACAATCAAAGATATTAATAAAAAAAGAGAATACCCAAATGCAAACAAAGATGAATTTGGAAGATTAAGAGTTGGAGCTGCTATTGGTGTTGGTCAATTAGATAGAGCAAAAGCACTTGTAGATGTTGGTGTTGATGTTTTAGTTTTAGATTCAGCTCACGGACACTCAAAAGGTATTTTAGATACAGTAAAACTAATCAAAGCTGAACTTGATGTTGATGTTATTGCAGGAAATGTTGCAACAGCAGAAGCAACAGCAGATTTAATTGCAGCTGGTGCAGATGCAGTTAAAGTAGGAATAGGACCTGGTTCAATTTGTACAACAAGAATTGTTGCGGGTGTAGGTGTTCCTCAAATCTCAGCAATCGATGAATGTGCAGCAGAGGGTGCAAAACATGGAGTACCTGTTATCGCTGATGGTGGTATTAAGTTTTCTGGTGATGTTGCAAAAGCCTTAGCTGTTGGAGCAAGTGCAGTTATGATGGGAAGTGCATTAGCTGGAACTGAAGAATCTCCAGGTGAGGTTATCCTTTCACATGGTAGAAAATTTAAAACATACAGAGGTATGGGTTCAATTGGTGCAATGACAAAAGGAAGTACAGATAGATATTTCCAAGAAGGAACAGCAGCTGATAAATTAGTTCCAGAAGGAATCGAAGGTATGGTTCCATACAGAGGAGCAATCGGTGATATTATCCACCAATTTATTGGAGGACTAAGAAGTTCAATGGGATATGTAGGAAGTGAATCAATCCCAGTATTCCAACAAAGAGCAGAGTTTGTAGAGATTACAAGTGCAGGGCTTAAAGAAAGCCATGTGCATGATGTAACTATTACGAATGAGGCACCTAACTACCACATCTAA